Proteins encoded together in one Planctopirus ephydatiae window:
- a CDS encoding cytochrome c has product MLSLHSARARWMTGAFLLLALALTEGIYFRATTAADKEDQSLSAFMRKKLDASSKILEGITTEDSQLVVQGADALLAMSKTEIWNVLLDQDYRDFNTEFRGSVRKLRDAAEKGNFDNATLQWMDAVKSCVECHKYVRSQRPVVK; this is encoded by the coding sequence ATGCTCTCACTCCATTCCGCTCGTGCTCGTTGGATGACCGGTGCATTCCTCCTGTTGGCCTTGGCCCTTACCGAGGGGATCTATTTCCGCGCTACGACAGCTGCGGATAAGGAAGACCAGTCGTTGAGTGCCTTCATGCGGAAGAAACTCGATGCGTCATCGAAAATTCTGGAAGGGATTACCACTGAAGATTCTCAGCTTGTGGTGCAGGGGGCGGATGCATTGCTCGCCATGAGTAAAACCGAGATCTGGAATGTGCTCCTCGACCAGGACTATCGGGACTTCAATACGGAATTCCGTGGGTCAGTCCGCAAATTGCGGGATGCCGCCGAAAAGGGAAATTTCGACAATGCCACCTTGCAATGGATGGATGCGGTGAAGTCATGCGTCGAGTGTCACAAATACGTACGGAGCCAGCGCCCTGTTGTGAAATAG
- a CDS encoding sigma-70 family RNA polymerase sigma factor, whose product MQVPLLTRIANGDTGAVDECIDRYGGLVWSLARRLSSSLADAEDAVQEVFVDLWKNADRYRGEIAGEPTFVAMLARRRLIDRLRKSGRQLESRPIDELALQHAAPLQTSPVELAEEVAQAAACLERLRKDERKVLELSIYHGLPQTRIANQTGLALGTVKTIARRGLLQLRVCMQVRNQRRSNEVEVV is encoded by the coding sequence TTGCAAGTCCCGCTTTTAACCCGCATTGCCAACGGTGATACCGGAGCGGTTGATGAATGTATCGACCGCTATGGCGGGCTCGTGTGGTCGCTCGCCCGCCGACTCTCCTCTTCATTAGCTGATGCTGAAGACGCCGTTCAGGAAGTCTTCGTGGACTTGTGGAAGAATGCGGATCGTTATCGCGGGGAGATTGCTGGTGAGCCGACCTTTGTGGCAATGCTCGCGCGGCGTCGTCTGATTGATCGGCTCCGCAAGTCTGGCCGCCAGTTGGAATCACGACCAATCGATGAGCTTGCTTTGCAACATGCGGCTCCCCTGCAGACTTCCCCCGTAGAATTGGCGGAAGAAGTAGCCCAAGCTGCGGCTTGTCTGGAGAGGCTGCGAAAAGACGAACGGAAAGTGCTGGAACTCTCGATCTATCATGGCTTGCCGCAAACGCGAATCGCCAATCAAACGGGGCTGGCACTGGGCACAGTGAAAACCATTGCACGACGCGGGTTGTTACAACTC
- a CDS encoding DUF1559 family PulG-like putative transporter, protein MRRTIWIMAALCGSFPMADVLPVGLPHSAAASEMSPEQKYLPNNSVAMASVRLRNIVESPLYRQAEGAGLLAESPLLNWPFLQNPAYIERLLIAVDQPVVDQWAQLAKLGEVKKLDRSRDPLLGLLKVDLAMHNHASALNSRLPRPDGDAEGKATGLSWRVHLLPLLDELELYKQFHFDEPWDSPHNKSLIPRMPKVFATAGVTEPGKTSMHLPVGEKLAFQNGMAQGPSLRDDRDGHDSTIMIVVANQSLATEWTKPGGLPIDLDHVRQSLGGIPSEGRPIVMLSGRILKASPNIRDQDLVAFMTARGGEWLDFRGVYAPSNPLQPLPTFVATLKEPVAAHHMERSANEWTTINGETVYLKDGVGLWAPTPTTVVMGNYETLQSRLRTGTATTMTPHALVDRLSGTDDLSIAVDIKSQDALWQKMATFFPQADQLLKFESIAIDATLSRGTAGSSLARVELLTRHPEAAAVATEELRKQLNIVRAVVPGMIESAAGAPLVDLVVNSLKGVVVKQEGAHIVLTVLAPANIKELPDLAQPLFEKLGRELFANSERNSLKQIGLALHRYHDVHHRFPSNSRGPEVGDKGGLSWRVHLLPFLGRADLYNEFHLDEPWDSEHNLKLAQQMPEVFHSDLVADPTKTPFQVFVGEGTPLGGDEGLPLKALRDSTMHTILVVQAGADQATIWTKPGGLTYEKPNPAQGLGKVGDRGFLALLADGSVRRFSATLHPYFLRQLIEHNNGW, encoded by the coding sequence ATGCGTCGCACGATTTGGATCATGGCCGCACTGTGTGGCAGTTTCCCGATGGCGGATGTCCTTCCCGTGGGCTTGCCGCACAGCGCCGCTGCCAGCGAGATGTCTCCTGAGCAGAAGTATCTTCCGAACAACAGTGTGGCCATGGCTTCGGTCAGGCTGCGGAATATCGTGGAGTCGCCACTGTATCGACAGGCTGAGGGTGCGGGACTGCTGGCTGAATCACCACTCCTGAATTGGCCATTCCTTCAGAATCCCGCCTACATTGAACGCTTGCTGATCGCCGTCGATCAACCCGTCGTCGACCAATGGGCACAACTGGCCAAGCTCGGCGAAGTGAAGAAGCTGGACAGGTCGCGCGATCCCTTACTGGGTCTTTTAAAAGTCGATCTTGCTATGCATAACCACGCCAGCGCCTTGAATAGTCGGCTTCCAAGGCCGGATGGTGACGCTGAGGGAAAAGCCACCGGCTTGAGCTGGCGGGTCCATTTGCTCCCCCTGCTCGACGAGTTGGAACTCTACAAACAATTTCACTTCGATGAACCCTGGGATAGTCCGCACAACAAGTCGTTGATCCCCAGGATGCCGAAGGTCTTCGCTACAGCAGGTGTCACCGAACCAGGTAAGACCTCCATGCACCTGCCGGTGGGTGAGAAACTCGCCTTCCAGAATGGTATGGCACAAGGCCCCTCGTTACGTGACGACAGGGATGGTCATGATAGCACCATCATGATTGTGGTGGCCAATCAATCGCTGGCCACCGAATGGACAAAGCCCGGCGGCTTGCCCATCGACCTCGATCATGTGCGTCAGTCCCTCGGCGGGATTCCCTCCGAAGGTCGGCCCATCGTGATGTTGTCGGGGAGAATCCTGAAGGCCTCGCCCAACATCCGCGATCAGGATCTGGTCGCCTTCATGACGGCACGCGGCGGTGAGTGGCTTGACTTCAGAGGGGTCTACGCTCCATCAAATCCCTTGCAACCTCTCCCCACCTTCGTCGCGACTCTTAAGGAACCGGTCGCCGCCCATCACATGGAGCGATCCGCGAATGAGTGGACCACCATCAATGGTGAGACAGTTTACCTGAAAGATGGCGTCGGCCTGTGGGCACCCACGCCGACCACGGTCGTCATGGGAAACTACGAAACGCTGCAATCCCGCCTGAGAACCGGCACAGCCACCACGATGACACCGCATGCGCTGGTCGATCGGCTCAGTGGCACCGATGATCTCTCCATCGCGGTCGATATCAAGTCGCAGGATGCTCTTTGGCAAAAAATGGCCACATTCTTTCCGCAGGCAGATCAGCTCCTGAAATTCGAGTCTATCGCCATCGATGCCACTCTGAGCCGAGGGACTGCGGGGAGTTCATTGGCGCGAGTGGAACTGCTGACCCGTCATCCAGAAGCAGCGGCAGTGGCCACTGAGGAACTGCGGAAGCAGTTGAACATCGTCAGGGCGGTCGTCCCGGGTATGATCGAATCCGCCGCCGGGGCTCCTCTGGTCGATTTAGTCGTCAACAGCCTGAAAGGTGTTGTCGTCAAGCAGGAAGGGGCACACATCGTCTTGACGGTACTCGCACCTGCGAACATCAAAGAGCTTCCCGATCTGGCACAACCTCTGTTCGAGAAGCTGGGCCGCGAATTGTTTGCCAACAGCGAACGAAACTCTTTGAAGCAGATTGGCCTGGCCCTGCATCGATATCACGATGTCCACCATCGATTCCCCTCGAACTCACGGGGACCCGAAGTCGGCGACAAAGGAGGCTTGAGCTGGCGGGTCCATTTGCTCCCCTTTCTGGGCCGAGCCGATTTATACAACGAGTTTCATCTTGATGAGCCCTGGGACAGCGAGCACAACTTGAAGCTCGCGCAACAGATGCCCGAAGTTTTTCATTCGGATCTTGTCGCCGACCCGACGAAGACACCTTTTCAAGTCTTCGTGGGAGAAGGGACACCCCTCGGCGGCGATGAAGGACTCCCCCTGAAGGCTCTCCGCGACAGCACCATGCATACGATTCTCGTCGTCCAGGCTGGAGCCGATCAGGCGACAATCTGGACCAAACCCGGCGGCTTGACCTACGAGAAGCCCAACCCGGCACAAGGCCTGGGCAAAGTCGGCGATCGAGGTTTTCTGGCACTCCTCGCGGATGGATCGGTCAGGCGATTTTCAGCAACGCTCCACCCATATTTTTTGCGACAACTCATCGAGCACAACAACGGATGGTGA
- a CDS encoding formylglycine-generating enzyme family protein encodes MRRSKSLGEIIVMALALICLASTHAQTTAPSKPATNENQLPAGVTPKRVSPAEFKKEYALIGMPQTMHSITYLGQRDGRSYINHRSKSVISGKWSDRVIYVDLAELDAKLRDSLPKTEMNAQRKEANPDTVDAAGAEAYAKLRGSRAGEEREFEIAPGVKMTFCWCPAGEFLMGSLPSEEGRESREDQVKVILSKGFWISKTEVTQSQWTAVMGSNPLDGIGPYGKPHPEKNKGPNLPIVGVSWDDAQVFMEKVNAKLGTEDGGKMSLPTEAQYEYAARAGETGMYPGGNLDEVAWHDGNSGGYLKPVGTKKANAWGLHDMNGSTWEWVQDCYYEELPGGTDPMAKEIGADRVIRGGCLFKEATRCRLATRSYRWQGASQCFSIGVRIVRNSWPVEVSKPAIDPEITGRNVSKITYQGSSPEKSFEQTGPKSWVSGEVIYTEVKRNEWNVYLKRATAVDERVQIDLSQTKIHFRGQGPKVVLPILSASRQLSATAEAAIEQARLSSAESSAAQTDQGMTNSMGMKLVPIAKGKLQMGSGVKEVGAWHAEPRHEVTLSRDYYLGAFEVTQAQYLKVMGNNPSYFQGEQVNGVDSSNHPVEQVSWDDAVEFCKRLSELPEERADGRVYRLPTEAEWEYACRAGSIAPFGFGGLELADDYGWFSSNSQGKSHPVGRKDPNTWGLYDMHGNVMEWCSDWAGDYPEGAVSDPTGPKEGDLRMKRGGDWMRPAVLGKSGCRMNGFPPDTRSNYVGFRVALSSPEVSK; translated from the coding sequence ATGAGAAGATCGAAAAGCCTCGGTGAAATCATTGTCATGGCACTCGCGTTGATTTGCTTGGCCAGCACGCACGCGCAGACTACCGCCCCTTCGAAACCTGCAACCAACGAAAATCAACTTCCCGCCGGCGTTACGCCAAAGCGTGTTTCACCAGCCGAGTTCAAGAAGGAGTATGCCTTAATCGGAATGCCCCAAACGATGCACAGCATCACTTACCTGGGTCAGCGTGATGGGCGCTCTTACATCAATCATCGTTCCAAATCCGTTATCAGCGGGAAGTGGTCGGACCGCGTCATCTATGTGGACCTTGCTGAACTTGATGCGAAACTTCGGGACTCCCTCCCGAAGACAGAGATGAATGCACAAAGAAAAGAAGCCAATCCAGACACCGTCGATGCCGCTGGTGCAGAGGCTTACGCAAAGCTCAGGGGTAGCCGTGCTGGCGAGGAGCGTGAGTTCGAAATCGCACCCGGCGTGAAGATGACCTTCTGCTGGTGCCCAGCGGGTGAGTTTCTGATGGGGAGCCTGCCATCCGAGGAGGGCAGGGAGAGCAGAGAAGATCAGGTCAAAGTCATCCTGAGCAAGGGCTTCTGGATCTCGAAAACCGAGGTAACCCAATCGCAGTGGACGGCGGTGATGGGGAGCAATCCACTGGATGGCATTGGCCCCTACGGCAAGCCTCACCCCGAGAAAAACAAAGGTCCTAATCTCCCCATCGTGGGCGTCAGTTGGGACGACGCTCAGGTGTTTATGGAAAAGGTTAACGCCAAACTTGGGACCGAGGATGGCGGGAAGATGTCGTTGCCGACCGAAGCGCAGTATGAATACGCGGCGCGAGCGGGTGAGACAGGAATGTATCCCGGAGGTAATCTTGATGAGGTGGCGTGGCACGATGGAAACAGCGGCGGTTATTTGAAGCCGGTAGGCACTAAGAAGGCGAATGCGTGGGGCCTGCACGACATGAACGGGAGTACCTGGGAGTGGGTTCAGGACTGTTACTACGAGGAATTGCCGGGCGGAACGGATCCGATGGCGAAGGAAATCGGTGCGGATCGAGTGATCCGGGGCGGCTGCTTGTTCAAGGAAGCCACCCGCTGCCGACTGGCGACCCGTAGTTATCGGTGGCAGGGGGCTAGTCAATGCTTCAGTATCGGGGTCCGGATTGTCCGCAATAGCTGGCCGGTCGAGGTCTCGAAGCCAGCCATCGACCCCGAGATCACCGGTCGCAACGTCTCGAAGATCACCTATCAGGGCTCGTCCCCAGAGAAGTCGTTTGAGCAGACTGGCCCAAAGAGTTGGGTCAGCGGCGAGGTCATCTACACCGAGGTGAAACGGAACGAGTGGAACGTTTACCTGAAGCGGGCCACTGCGGTAGACGAACGAGTGCAAATCGACCTCTCCCAAACGAAGATTCATTTTCGCGGTCAGGGGCCGAAAGTAGTGCTTCCGATCTTAAGTGCTTCAAGACAGCTTTCCGCCACTGCTGAGGCAGCGATTGAGCAAGCTCGCCTGAGCAGTGCTGAATCATCAGCGGCACAGACTGATCAGGGAATGACCAACAGTATGGGTATGAAGCTGGTACCGATCGCCAAGGGGAAATTGCAGATGGGCTCGGGGGTTAAAGAAGTGGGTGCCTGGCATGCGGAGCCTCGGCACGAAGTGACACTCTCTCGGGACTACTACCTGGGCGCTTTCGAGGTCACTCAGGCCCAGTACTTGAAGGTGATGGGCAACAACCCGAGTTACTTTCAAGGTGAGCAGGTCAATGGCGTTGACAGCTCGAATCATCCCGTCGAACAGGTTTCATGGGACGATGCTGTTGAATTCTGCAAGAGGCTTTCGGAGTTGCCCGAGGAGCGCGCGGACGGTCGAGTGTATCGCTTACCGACGGAGGCGGAGTGGGAGTACGCCTGCCGGGCTGGCAGTATCGCGCCGTTCGGGTTTGGAGGGCTGGAATTGGCTGACGACTACGGCTGGTTCTCTTCGAACAGTCAAGGCAAATCACATCCGGTCGGTAGGAAAGATCCGAACACCTGGGGACTGTATGATATGCACGGCAATGTGATGGAATGGTGCAGCGATTGGGCCGGTGATTACCCCGAGGGCGCGGTTAGCGATCCCACTGGCCCCAAGGAGGGCGATCTCCGAATGAAGCGTGGCGGCGATTGGATGCGTCCCGCAGTGTTAGGCAAGTCAGGGTGTCGAATGAATGGTTTCCCTCCGGACACTCGCTCCAACTACGTCGGCTTCCGCGTGGCCCTGAGTTCCCCAGAAGTTTCCAAGTAA
- a CDS encoding ThuA domain-containing protein: protein MMHFSSMDHLIRILSLLTIINLSLAAHADEPFVLEADGRERIFKAAPAVASAVPLKPRRLLIFNRNLEYNGHRQSILAASEAFRYMGKRTGAFDVTVSEDPALFDKESLKHFDAVFLNNSIGACVVEPERRQNLLEFVTSGGGLMGVHGTSVAFTKWQWPPLEDWPEFGHLLGARGAYHRGGYVKEPIVMGLDDSTHPLLSAFEGKAYPWSDEIFRFHSPYSRKSVRVLLKIDTDKTDLSTYKPDDRDHCLRDDNDYALAWVKNYGKGRVFYSALAHSPHVFEDAKMLRFYLDGAQFVLGDLSTATTPSAFLTPAVRAQERLGWRIGIEAYTFHKFSFFEAVSKTAELGLPYIGGLSFMQHVSKDIPKNFDHHLNDDELRQIRLHMADAGVRMLTYYAQTIPNDETSCRKLFEFGNKMGVETFICEPKAEQLDLLDKLANEYGINIGIHNHGPDISPRLWQPEMVLALCEGRSKRIGAAPDLGYWLRHGVDPLEAIRVLKDRIITIQMHDLHDVGPNGHDVAWGSGIGKSREFFYELHRLNIKPTMIGIEYSREWLESMPKLARCVEFFNTTALELSNEP from the coding sequence ATGATGCATTTCTCGTCCATGGATCACTTGATCAGGATCTTGTCGCTTTTAACGATCATCAACCTTTCGTTGGCTGCCCACGCTGACGAACCATTTGTACTTGAGGCTGATGGTAGAGAACGCATTTTCAAGGCAGCTCCTGCCGTAGCAAGCGCTGTACCCCTCAAGCCTCGACGACTGTTGATCTTTAATCGCAATTTGGAATACAACGGGCATCGCCAGTCAATCTTGGCGGCCAGTGAAGCGTTTCGATATATGGGCAAACGTACTGGTGCGTTCGACGTGACGGTCAGCGAAGACCCTGCTCTCTTCGATAAGGAAAGCCTTAAGCATTTCGATGCTGTCTTTCTAAATAACAGCATTGGTGCGTGCGTGGTGGAACCGGAACGCCGTCAAAACCTGCTCGAATTTGTAACCAGCGGCGGTGGCCTCATGGGTGTGCACGGAACGTCTGTGGCCTTCACCAAGTGGCAGTGGCCACCGCTGGAGGACTGGCCGGAGTTTGGTCACCTTCTCGGGGCCCGGGGAGCGTATCATCGTGGAGGCTACGTCAAGGAGCCGATAGTCATGGGTCTGGATGATTCTACCCACCCTTTACTATCCGCATTTGAAGGGAAGGCTTATCCTTGGTCGGATGAGATCTTCCGATTCCATTCTCCCTACTCTCGAAAGAGTGTCAGGGTGCTGCTTAAAATCGATACGGACAAGACGGATTTGTCCACCTACAAGCCTGATGACAGAGATCACTGCCTTCGTGACGACAATGACTACGCACTTGCGTGGGTTAAAAACTACGGGAAGGGAAGGGTTTTCTATTCAGCGCTGGCACACAGCCCCCACGTCTTTGAAGACGCGAAGATGCTTCGCTTCTATCTGGACGGCGCCCAATTTGTCCTCGGCGACCTTTCTACGGCCACTACTCCCAGCGCCTTTCTGACACCAGCAGTCCGTGCCCAAGAGAGGCTTGGCTGGCGTATCGGTATTGAAGCCTATACATTTCATAAGTTCAGTTTTTTTGAAGCGGTAAGCAAGACTGCCGAACTTGGCCTACCTTACATCGGCGGGTTGAGCTTTATGCAACATGTCAGCAAGGACATTCCGAAGAACTTCGATCATCATCTTAACGATGATGAGTTGCGTCAGATTCGCCTCCACATGGCGGATGCGGGTGTGCGAATGCTGACTTACTACGCTCAGACCATTCCCAACGATGAAACATCCTGCCGCAAGCTCTTCGAATTCGGCAATAAGATGGGTGTTGAAACCTTTATCTGCGAGCCGAAAGCCGAACAACTCGACCTCCTCGACAAACTCGCCAACGAATACGGTATCAATATCGGGATCCACAATCACGGCCCCGATATCTCCCCCAGGCTCTGGCAGCCAGAGATGGTTCTTGCTCTCTGCGAAGGCCGTAGCAAACGCATTGGTGCCGCGCCCGACCTTGGTTATTGGCTGCGGCATGGCGTCGATCCTCTCGAAGCCATTCGCGTGCTGAAAGATCGTATCATCACTATTCAGATGCATGACCTTCACGACGTCGGTCCCAACGGTCACGATGTTGCCTGGGGTAGCGGCATTGGTAAGTCTCGCGAGTTCTTTTACGAACTACACCGTCTGAATATCAAACCCACCATGATTGGCATCGAATACTCGCGTGAATGGCTTGAATCCATGCCTAAGCTCGCCAGATGTGTCGAGTTCTTCAATACCACTGCCCTTGAGCTATCAAATGAACCTTAA
- a CDS encoding fasciclin domain-containing protein, with translation MKLFFATVLSLAVVLGASSFAAAEDKKDIVDTAVGAGSFKTLVAAVQAADLVDTLKGKGPFTVFAPTDEAFAKLPKGTVESLLKPENKEKLIAILTYHVVPGKVMAKDVVNLTEAKTVQGSTVKIAVEGGKVSVGGANVVKTDIVTSNGVIHVIDAVMLPK, from the coding sequence ATGAAACTGTTTTTTGCCACTGTCTTGTCGTTGGCTGTTGTTTTGGGAGCTTCGTCATTTGCAGCTGCCGAGGATAAGAAGGATATCGTGGATACTGCGGTAGGTGCGGGTAGCTTCAAAACGCTGGTTGCTGCTGTCCAGGCGGCCGACCTGGTGGATACATTGAAGGGCAAGGGACCATTCACTGTCTTTGCACCGACCGACGAAGCTTTCGCCAAGCTTCCCAAGGGTACGGTGGAATCGTTGCTGAAGCCCGAAAACAAGGAGAAACTGATTGCCATCCTGACCTATCACGTGGTCCCCGGGAAAGTTATGGCCAAAGACGTCGTCAATCTCACCGAGGCAAAAACAGTGCAAGGTTCCACAGTGAAAATTGCTGTTGAAGGTGGCAAAGTGAGCGTCGGCGGTGCGAACGTGGTGAAGACCGATATTGTGACCAGCAATGGCGTCATTCACGTGATCGACGCAGTCATGTTGCCCAAGTAG